The DNA region GAAGTATCATCCGAAGAGCCAAAGCCTGGATTTCCGGAAGGGTCGGACACCGAATGGTAACCCCGGGCCACATGATTGGGAACAATATCGATGATAACTTTCATCCCATGACGGTGTGTCCGTTCAATCAGCGCCCTGAATTCTTCAAGTCTTTTAGCAGGATCGACAGCCAAATCGGGATTAACATTATAATAATCCTTAACTGCATAAGGCGAACCGGCCCGGCCTTTTACCACATCAGGATCATCATTGCTGATACCATAAGCAGTATAATCGCGTATCAGTGCATGATGAGGAACACCGGTATACCAGATATGGGAAACGCCCAACGATTTGATTTCATCAAGCGCTTTATCAGTAAAATCATTGAATTTGCCTACGCCATTTTCCTCTATGGTTCCCCAGGGTTTATTTGTTGTGTTGGTATTCCCAAAAAGGCGGGTAAATACCTGATAAACCACTACTTTTTTATTCTCCATTGGTTTATTGTTACTTTTCTTTTCAACATTACACGACAGCAGAAGCACCGGCAGTATCACCAGCCACATCCTTTTTAACGATCTCATATATTTTACAGCTTGGAGTTTTCAGAATCGGGAAAATGAAACTCAAAGATATTGATTTATACCATTCACACCTTGTATTCAACCCAACATCGGCTGCACAACGCATAGCAATCTGCCACATCCGGCTATCAATCAATCACATAGCAGCAGATACAAATACAGTCTGAAAAAAACGCCGATATGACCAACACATAGCCAGGCGACTTCACAAAACGAAACGGGCCGGGTATGTGCTGGTCAATACCATGGTCAAGAACTTATTAAAAAAGTTTACAGCGTTAAAAGGCAAGTTTATACTTCACTCCGGCCACAATCCATCGGCCAGGCTGAGGTACATTGGCATGGTCAAACACTTCGCTATTAAGCACATTTGAGCCATCAATATAAATCTGAAATTGCTTCAGATTATAAAACACCTTAGCACTTACCAGCCAAACAGGCTTATAGGAAACTTCCTCCACAAAAGCGCCATTATCAAACGGCAGATAGCCACCTGCCCTGTCCTGCCATGAAGCTTTGAGCTCAAAACCACTATGATATGTAACACGATGATTAAGACTAAAATCGAGTTTATGCCGCAAATTATCAAGCACATAAAGCGAGGTGAATCCATCGCTCTTTTTATCTGATTCGAGCCAGGTATAATCTATACGGAAACGTTGGGCAATATTTGAAACAGCTGTATTCCGTCCGAATGGAAGTTCAATTCCCAACTCAACGCCGCTGATATTCACTTCGGTCAGGTTGAGGCTTCTCCATTTTTCGTCGCCCGGAAATTTAGCCCAGTCAATCATATTTCTACCCCAGCGACGAAAAACAGCCAATTCGAAATGCAGTCGGTTGACCATACCCTTTAATCCGGTTTCAAGTGAAATGGCCTCTTCGGGCTTTAAATCAGGATTTCCGATATTGGTGGGCCCGCTGTAAAACAAATCGGTAAAAGTGGGCAAACGTAAAGTACGATTGCCCGTTGCATACCAGCGTACATGAGTATTTACCTGGTAGCCTAAGTCAATACCCGGATAAAGGCTGACTCCGCCAGGGATTGACTGATTAAAATGCACCAGCATTCCGGCCGAAACAGAAAACTTTTGCAGGTAATATGCCTGTTCAGCCATCAGACTCAGACTTTCGCGCTGGTATGAACGGGTAAATTGCGCACCCGGCTCGCCAGGAACTGCCAAAGGTGCAGCCAGTTCATTGCCCAGCACATTACTAAAAATATGCTCAAAGCGATAATCAAGGCCTACAGAAGTTTTGCCTGATTGACCGGTTTTCAACCAGTTGAGTGAAGCGCCTGCCACATCGGTCATATGATAATTAT from Lentimicrobiaceae bacterium includes:
- a CDS encoding TonB-dependent receptor produces the protein MEKLQLNKINAVCFRQWTRKSYAVFNSLGRTIRIGVLSLSYSILVLPGYTQEQPDSSRTTATESELELSEVVVSAQRAPVVQSQLMRVVQVITRAEIEQAPATDVAGLLEHLRGVDIRQRGPFGMQADVSIRGGNFDQTLILINGVNISDPQTGHHNLNLPVDLSSIQRIEVLQGPGARIFGPNAFNGVINIITGEPAQRELNVSVSGGQYGFARASASLAAGTGKIHHFVGLNVAQSDGYIRNTDFKNANLYYRGFIPAGNASFDLQGGYTVRAFGANSFYTPKYPDQFEQTRSEFLALKFLPSGKINLKPVIYWRRHHDRFELFRSEAPSWYSGHNYHMTDVAGASLNWLKTGQSGKTSVGLDYRFEHIFSNVLGNELAAPLAVPGEPGAQFTRSYQRESLSLMAEQAYYLQKFSVSAGMLVHFNQSIPGGVSLYPGIDLGYQVNTHVRWYATGNRTLRLPTFTDLFYSGPTNIGNPDLKPEEAISLETGLKGMVNRLHFELAVFRRWGRNMIDWAKFPGDEKWRSLNLTEVNISGVELGIELPFGRNTAVSNIAQRFRIDYTWLESDKKSDGFTSLYVLDNLRHKLDFSLNHRVTYHSGFELKASWQDRAGGYLPFDNGAFVEEVSYKPVWLVSAKVFYNLKQFQIYIDGSNVLNSEVFDHANVPQPGRWIVAGVKYKLAF